One Roseimaritima multifibrata DNA window includes the following coding sequences:
- a CDS encoding NAD(P)/FAD-dependent oxidoreductase, whose translation MTQTSNPSDSTAPAHWLVVGGGMMGLSVAQQLAKRHQKVTICEAAPQFGGLTSAWNLNDVVWDRFYHVTLLSDTRLRELLTEIGLEKEIRWVETKTGFYAGGKLYSMSNTMEFLRFPPLNLIEKLRLGGTIWLASKIKNWQRLEKIPVADWLQKWSGKGTFQKIWLPLLRAKLGETYKQASAAFIWAHISRMYKARRSGMKVEMFGYVPGGYARILDELGKSLQDQGVEMQADSPVQDVHRQPDGKISVTFKDGRQESYDNVLFTIPSPLIAKVCPQLDPHQKKQHENIQYMGVVCTSLLLKKPISPYYVTNITDDVPMTAVIEMSTIVDPEKELGGHSLVYLPKYLPQDSPGLQEPDDVIEERFLSTLEGMYDHFSRDQVAAVRTSRAKYVMALPTLNYSKNLPPVVTSVPGLYALNAAHIVKGNLNVNETIELGDEKLNEEVWPDFLARSTK comes from the coding sequence ATGACGCAAACGAGTAACCCGTCCGATTCAACGGCCCCCGCTCACTGGTTGGTTGTGGGGGGCGGCATGATGGGATTAAGTGTTGCTCAGCAGCTTGCTAAACGTCATCAAAAAGTGACGATTTGTGAAGCGGCACCCCAATTTGGCGGATTGACCAGTGCCTGGAATCTAAACGATGTCGTCTGGGACCGCTTCTATCACGTGACCCTCCTCAGTGATACTCGCCTGCGCGAACTGCTAACGGAAATCGGCCTTGAGAAAGAGATCCGTTGGGTGGAAACGAAGACAGGGTTTTACGCCGGCGGCAAACTGTACTCCATGTCCAACACGATGGAGTTCCTGCGATTCCCACCGCTGAATCTGATCGAAAAACTGCGTCTTGGTGGCACGATTTGGCTGGCTTCTAAAATCAAGAACTGGCAACGCTTAGAGAAAATCCCCGTAGCCGACTGGCTGCAAAAATGGTCGGGCAAAGGGACCTTTCAGAAAATCTGGCTGCCACTCTTACGCGCCAAACTTGGGGAAACCTACAAGCAAGCCTCGGCCGCTTTTATCTGGGCCCACATCTCACGCATGTATAAAGCTCGCCGAAGCGGAATGAAGGTCGAAATGTTCGGCTACGTTCCTGGCGGCTATGCAAGAATCCTTGATGAACTGGGAAAATCGCTGCAGGACCAAGGCGTCGAAATGCAAGCCGATTCTCCGGTGCAAGACGTTCACCGACAGCCCGACGGAAAAATTTCAGTCACATTCAAAGACGGCCGGCAAGAGTCTTACGACAACGTCCTGTTCACGATCCCGTCGCCACTGATCGCAAAAGTCTGCCCGCAGTTAGATCCACACCAGAAAAAACAGCACGAGAACATCCAGTACATGGGCGTCGTCTGCACGTCGCTGCTACTGAAAAAACCGATCAGTCCGTACTACGTCACAAATATCACCGACGATGTTCCGATGACGGCCGTGATCGAAATGTCGACCATCGTCGATCCCGAAAAAGAATTGGGAGGGCACTCGTTGGTCTACCTACCGAAATACCTTCCTCAAGATTCCCCTGGACTGCAGGAACCGGACGATGTGATCGAGGAACGCTTCCTCAGCACGTTGGAAGGCATGTATGACCATTTCTCGAGGGATCAAGTCGCAGCCGTCCGAACGTCTCGAGCCAAATACGTAATGGCGCTGCCGACGCTGAACTACAGCAAAAATCTTCCCCCCGTAGTCACTTCGGTCCCGGGGCTGTACGCATTAAACGCAGCTCACATCGTCAAAGGGAACCTGAACGTTAATGAGACCATCGAACTGGGCGATGAAAAACTGAACGAAGAAGTCTGGCCCGATTTCTTAGCCCGATCGACTAAGTAA
- a CDS encoding glycosyltransferase — MPTSHAQSHAQNQKPESNLRTVSAPETGSLTEPSATRFQPAKVLLALPAYNEQASLPELMERIGEAFADSGHPYEVIIVDDGSQDDTLKIACQWSFQMPVHVLQHKQNQGLGVTIRDALREATDRAGERDIIVTMDADNTHPPGLIDRMVRTIGEGCDVVIASRFQNGARVIGVPFNRAILSIGARLIFTLIFPTRGVRDYTSGYRAYRAASLRQAFDTFGDDFVAERGFSCMSDILLKLRSQGCMFGEVPLRLRYDQKGGESKMQVFKTIGLTLTLLARRRLAFLSPKTKNDDANE; from the coding sequence ATGCCGACCTCGCACGCCCAATCCCACGCGCAGAATCAAAAGCCAGAGTCGAACCTCAGGACCGTTTCGGCCCCTGAGACCGGTTCACTCACCGAGCCCTCCGCGACCCGATTTCAGCCGGCTAAAGTTCTGCTTGCTTTGCCCGCCTACAACGAACAGGCTTCCCTGCCTGAACTGATGGAGCGGATTGGTGAAGCGTTCGCGGACAGCGGCCATCCATACGAAGTGATCATCGTCGATGACGGTAGCCAGGACGACACTTTAAAGATTGCCTGCCAGTGGTCCTTCCAGATGCCAGTGCACGTCCTTCAGCACAAACAGAACCAAGGGCTGGGAGTCACCATCCGTGATGCGTTGCGGGAAGCGACCGACCGTGCAGGCGAGCGTGACATCATCGTAACGATGGACGCGGACAACACGCATCCACCGGGTCTGATCGATCGGATGGTTCGCACGATCGGGGAAGGCTGCGATGTTGTGATCGCATCCCGGTTCCAAAACGGAGCGAGAGTGATTGGTGTCCCTTTCAATCGGGCGATTCTCAGCATTGGAGCCCGCCTGATATTCACACTCATTTTCCCAACACGCGGCGTGCGAGATTACACCAGCGGGTACCGGGCCTACCGAGCTGCGTCGCTGCGACAAGCCTTTGATACCTTCGGGGACGACTTCGTTGCCGAACGAGGCTTTTCATGCATGTCCGATATCCTGCTGAAGCTGCGATCGCAAGGTTGCATGTTCGGCGAAGTCCCATTGCGTTTGCGTTATGACCAGAAGGGTGGTGAAAGCAAGATGCAAGTCTTTAAGACCATCGGTTTAACCCTCACCCTTCTCGCACGCCGCCGGCTCGCATTCCTATCTCCGAAAACGAAAAACGATGACGCAAACGAGTAA
- a CDS encoding tetratricopeptide repeat protein — MASGPNDDHDCSPYTGSILTLQLEPTGVDEDEESEDREPSTEPWVFDKRVIFVGKLGGVSRREAMQLVRSQGAIVTELLDTNVDVIVIGAEESPLAESELLSNEIRNAAACGELEILHETELWQRIGLVEAEQAIKQLYTPAMLADLLDVSVRVIRRWHRKGLIVPVRTVHKLPYFDFQEVATARRLAALVASGASPEAIEKKLTELANVVPDVQRPLTQLSILVEGKQILLRQGEGLIEPGGQLRIDFDALDQTDVVAESDSPSILSLAASMEGNRNSIEFPLPDDDSGELDPLLQQAYDAEDAGDFEHAVNLYHAILARDGARADISFQLGELLYRMGDVTAARERYFVAIETDETIVEARASLGSVLAETGQAELAVAAFQGALTMHDEYPDVHYNLARTLDDLDRSEEARPHWQRFLQLSPTSPWAAEARQRLGIDDTNPLDENDPLDDNDSRDETKAKPLDPPPESQ, encoded by the coding sequence GTGGCATCTGGACCTAATGACGATCATGACTGTTCGCCGTACACTGGCAGCATTCTTACCCTACAACTGGAGCCGACCGGAGTGGATGAAGACGAAGAATCTGAGGACCGTGAACCGTCCACGGAACCCTGGGTCTTTGACAAGCGAGTCATTTTCGTTGGCAAACTGGGGGGTGTTTCTCGACGCGAAGCGATGCAATTGGTGCGCAGCCAAGGTGCGATCGTTACCGAACTGCTGGATACCAATGTCGACGTCATCGTCATCGGAGCAGAAGAATCGCCGCTCGCAGAATCGGAACTTCTCAGCAACGAAATTCGCAATGCAGCGGCATGTGGCGAACTGGAAATCCTCCACGAGACCGAACTTTGGCAGCGGATTGGATTGGTTGAAGCCGAACAAGCGATCAAGCAACTGTATACCCCTGCAATGCTTGCCGACCTCCTAGACGTTTCGGTCCGCGTCATCCGCCGCTGGCATCGCAAGGGATTGATCGTCCCCGTCCGCACGGTTCATAAGCTTCCCTATTTCGATTTTCAAGAAGTCGCAACAGCGCGGCGTTTAGCCGCGTTGGTTGCCTCGGGGGCAAGCCCCGAAGCGATCGAGAAAAAGCTGACGGAATTGGCCAACGTGGTTCCCGATGTGCAACGCCCGTTGACTCAGCTGAGCATCCTTGTCGAAGGCAAGCAAATCCTGCTGCGACAGGGAGAAGGGCTGATCGAACCGGGCGGCCAACTGCGAATCGATTTTGATGCGTTGGACCAGACAGATGTGGTCGCCGAATCGGATTCGCCGTCGATTCTTTCGCTGGCAGCATCGATGGAAGGGAATCGCAATTCAATCGAATTCCCACTCCCGGATGATGATTCAGGAGAACTGGATCCGCTGCTGCAGCAAGCCTACGACGCGGAAGATGCCGGCGATTTCGAGCATGCGGTGAACCTCTATCATGCAATCCTCGCCCGCGATGGAGCCCGTGCAGATATCAGTTTCCAACTGGGTGAACTGCTTTACCGGATGGGAGACGTTACCGCGGCTCGTGAACGGTACTTCGTCGCGATTGAAACCGATGAAACGATCGTCGAAGCGCGAGCAAGTTTAGGATCGGTGCTAGCCGAAACAGGGCAAGCCGAACTGGCAGTGGCGGCTTTTCAAGGAGCCCTCACCATGCACGATGAATATCCTGACGTCCATTACAACCTGGCTCGCACGTTGGATGACCTGGATCGATCGGAAGAGGCAAGACCGCACTGGCAACGATTCCTGCAGCTGTCACCCACCAGCCCCTGGGCTGCCGAAGCCCGCCAAAGGCTTGGGATCGATGATACCAATCCGCTAGACGAAAACGATCCGCTGGATGACAACGACTCGCGAGATGAAACGAAGGCTAAACCACTCGATCCCCCGCCCGAATCGCAGTAA
- a CDS encoding uracil-DNA glycosylase family protein, with translation MPANDSLILAAQQLADKIDSLTFAEPVTHVYNPLQYAWQAHQQYLEMAKPRTCKVLFLGMNPGPWGMAQTGVPFGQIEAVRDWIKIDAPIGKPEHEHPKRLVEGLACRRSEVSGERLWGLMRERFKTPKNFFKNHFVSNYCPLVFMEETGRNRTPDKLLPEERKQLAEICDEHLVAVLTALKPQWAVGVGAYAEKCLQRVGAELPVQITRILHPSPASPAANRGWADQATQQLSESGIWT, from the coding sequence ATGCCCGCAAACGATTCGCTCATCCTGGCAGCCCAGCAGCTGGCCGACAAAATCGATTCACTGACTTTTGCAGAACCGGTGACACACGTTTACAACCCGCTGCAGTATGCGTGGCAAGCCCATCAGCAGTATTTGGAAATGGCCAAACCGAGGACTTGCAAAGTGCTGTTCCTGGGGATGAATCCCGGGCCATGGGGAATGGCACAAACGGGGGTCCCTTTTGGACAAATCGAAGCCGTCCGAGACTGGATCAAAATCGACGCTCCGATCGGCAAACCGGAGCACGAACATCCCAAACGCTTGGTCGAAGGACTGGCTTGCCGGCGAAGTGAAGTTTCCGGAGAACGGCTTTGGGGGCTGATGCGGGAACGATTCAAAACGCCTAAAAACTTTTTCAAGAACCATTTTGTCTCGAACTATTGCCCACTGGTATTCATGGAAGAAACCGGCCGTAACCGGACCCCAGACAAATTGCTTCCAGAGGAACGGAAGCAACTAGCCGAAATCTGCGATGAACATTTGGTTGCCGTCCTAACCGCCTTAAAACCTCAATGGGCCGTCGGGGTCGGCGCCTACGCGGAGAAATGCCTCCAACGTGTCGGAGCCGAATTACCGGTACAGATCACCCGAATCCTCCACCCCAGTCCGGCCAGCCCTGCAGCGAACCGCGGGTGGGCCGATCAGGCAACGCAACAATTGTCCGAGAGTGGCATCTGGACCTAA
- a CDS encoding GTPase family protein: MIWRRPFRPRLLILLALWTLPIATYAVAGLVAIYQQGWFPWILWTLPPMWLTAWAIGHLWPAPPASDASYIQPLDTPDFWTPRDVEASKVLENFRSEVADVNLESITDVQRYLDDARTLASRLAQHYHADGSDNLLHPLTLVEILAVLHLAIEDVEEWMQENVPGSDWATIGQLERVPRYANAFNGAQKIVYFGTAILNPAKLLAYPLWQKSGKLAGELQDEIIRRFYQKVLGQFGYYLIEMYSGRLRGGSKQYRARFSVLNKAIQANGGTANFVDELQDVETTIALLGQVKAGKSSLINALLGQHAAQTSLLPETRQVTRYRYPLPGSSNALVLLDTPGYSEADLPRQQSQEIQTAVAAADIVLLVLAANVPARDADLRMLTELQANYQKQRRLKPPTILVVFTHVDLLRPIGEWEPPYNWQKPSSAKEKSIAGAIDYAKEILGSQVAIGGYAAVYTGDKQPIPTNASEELVPLLIQHLDHGHASAVLKAFYQDLDKQRYKHLARQVMQLVKSVAP; the protein is encoded by the coding sequence ATGATTTGGCGACGCCCGTTTCGCCCACGTCTACTGATCCTGCTGGCACTCTGGACACTGCCAATTGCAACCTATGCGGTCGCTGGCCTAGTCGCCATTTATCAACAGGGGTGGTTTCCTTGGATTTTGTGGACCCTCCCGCCGATGTGGTTGACCGCATGGGCAATCGGACACCTTTGGCCGGCACCACCGGCAAGCGATGCCAGCTATATCCAGCCGCTGGACACGCCTGATTTCTGGACCCCACGAGATGTCGAAGCGAGCAAAGTCCTAGAGAACTTTCGCAGTGAAGTCGCCGACGTCAACCTGGAATCGATCACCGACGTCCAGCGTTACCTTGACGATGCCCGCACCTTGGCCTCCCGCCTGGCCCAGCACTACCACGCCGATGGAAGCGACAACCTGCTCCATCCGCTCACCCTTGTAGAAATCTTGGCGGTCCTGCACCTAGCCATTGAAGACGTCGAAGAGTGGATGCAGGAAAACGTCCCGGGAAGTGACTGGGCGACGATCGGTCAACTGGAACGCGTGCCGCGTTATGCGAACGCATTTAATGGAGCCCAAAAGATCGTCTACTTTGGAACGGCGATTCTCAACCCAGCCAAACTGCTTGCGTACCCGCTGTGGCAAAAATCGGGGAAGCTGGCCGGCGAACTGCAAGACGAGATCATTCGCCGGTTCTACCAAAAAGTGCTCGGACAGTTCGGGTATTACTTGATCGAAATGTATAGCGGGCGATTGCGGGGTGGAAGCAAACAGTACCGTGCGAGATTTTCGGTGCTAAACAAAGCGATCCAGGCCAACGGAGGGACCGCCAACTTCGTGGACGAATTGCAAGACGTTGAAACCACGATCGCCCTCCTCGGCCAAGTCAAAGCGGGCAAGTCCAGCTTGATCAATGCATTGCTTGGCCAGCACGCGGCGCAGACCAGCCTGCTTCCCGAAACCCGCCAGGTCACACGGTATCGCTACCCGCTACCGGGATCCTCCAACGCGTTGGTCTTGTTGGACACGCCGGGATACAGCGAAGCCGATCTGCCTCGGCAACAGTCGCAGGAAATCCAGACCGCAGTCGCCGCGGCGGACATCGTGCTGTTGGTCCTGGCGGCCAACGTCCCGGCCCGCGACGCCGACTTGCGAATGCTGACAGAGTTACAGGCGAACTACCAGAAACAACGTCGGCTAAAACCACCGACCATCCTGGTCGTCTTCACCCACGTCGACCTGCTCCGCCCTATCGGTGAATGGGAACCTCCCTATAACTGGCAGAAGCCTTCTTCGGCCAAAGAAAAATCGATTGCCGGTGCAATCGATTACGCCAAGGAGATCCTTGGCAGCCAGGTAGCCATCGGCGGATATGCGGCGGTCTACACGGGCGACAAACAACCAATCCCGACCAATGCGAGCGAAGAATTGGTGCCGCTGCTGATTCAGCATCTGGATCACGGGCATGCTTCCGCAGTCCTCAAGGCCTTTTATCAAGACCTGGATAAACAGCGTTACAAACATCTTGCTCGCCAGGTCATGCAGTTGGTCAAATCGGTTGCTCCGTAG
- a CDS encoding YcjF family protein: protein MSQLHGSRQATGSRTHNNDPLFFQRLHPECESPKPLGNVYTFAIPVDCSDLDQSHHASLPARCNSDGDWGYNTETFITRFVDRQQSMAFSWWSWQGKQPTPDQAEEYERLRKNAPIPTIWLFGKTGSGKSSAIQFLTGADAATVGQGYRPETKTSRRFDFPDAEDPLLTFLDTRGLGEASYDPAEDIQSFSESTQLMIVTVRVTDHALSSVLDPLRTIRAANPNRPVVLALTCLHEAVGGDDLSAEGKTVKDLPPQLCELIEEKKRQFHGLFDTFLPIDLTQPEDGFADPDFGGDELQRSILDKMPHAYRQALLALQENDRSGKSTRQQKSRRHVLGSSALAATAGAVPLPWIDIPAVLAIQAHLAVQIAKIYDQELTPARWAILSSAAGSRVMIRLAIRSTLKLIPVIGMAAGAASSFAFTYALGMSWDWYFANLRDGNVPQPETLRDVFSNQLKRGHELWRTE from the coding sequence ATGAGCCAACTGCATGGCAGCCGCCAAGCCACCGGGTCCCGCACCCACAATAACGATCCGCTTTTCTTTCAACGCCTGCATCCTGAATGCGAGTCACCTAAACCGCTAGGGAACGTTTACACGTTTGCGATCCCTGTGGATTGTAGCGACCTTGACCAGTCCCACCACGCCAGCTTGCCTGCCCGCTGCAATTCCGATGGGGATTGGGGTTACAATACGGAAACTTTCATAACGCGTTTCGTAGACCGGCAACAATCGATGGCATTCTCCTGGTGGAGCTGGCAAGGCAAACAACCCACACCTGACCAAGCGGAAGAATACGAGCGTCTGCGAAAGAATGCCCCGATCCCAACGATTTGGTTGTTCGGCAAGACAGGCAGCGGTAAAAGCTCCGCAATCCAGTTCCTAACCGGTGCCGATGCAGCGACCGTCGGGCAAGGCTATCGCCCCGAAACCAAAACGTCTCGACGCTTTGATTTCCCCGATGCAGAAGACCCTTTGCTAACGTTCCTCGATACGCGAGGGCTGGGCGAAGCCTCCTACGATCCGGCCGAGGACATCCAAAGTTTCTCCGAATCGACGCAGCTGATGATCGTTACCGTGCGGGTGACCGACCACGCGCTTTCTTCGGTGCTGGATCCACTTCGCACGATCCGAGCCGCCAATCCCAACCGCCCCGTGGTCCTGGCTCTGACCTGCCTGCATGAAGCGGTCGGGGGCGACGACCTATCAGCGGAGGGGAAAACGGTCAAAGACCTACCGCCGCAGCTGTGTGAATTGATCGAGGAAAAAAAACGGCAGTTTCACGGACTGTTCGACACCTTCCTGCCAATAGACCTCACGCAACCGGAGGATGGCTTTGCGGATCCCGATTTCGGGGGCGACGAACTGCAACGATCGATCCTTGACAAAATGCCTCATGCCTACCGGCAGGCGTTGCTTGCGTTGCAGGAAAACGACAGGAGCGGCAAAAGCACACGCCAGCAAAAGTCGCGTAGGCATGTACTGGGATCAAGCGCCCTAGCGGCGACCGCAGGCGCGGTCCCATTACCCTGGATCGACATCCCCGCCGTCCTGGCAATCCAAGCTCATCTGGCGGTCCAAATTGCCAAGATCTATGACCAGGAATTGACGCCCGCTCGCTGGGCGATCCTTAGCAGTGCCGCTGGATCGAGGGTGATGATCCGATTGGCGATCCGGAGCACGCTGAAACTGATACCGGTGATCGGCATGGCTGCCGGAGCGGCTTCCTCCTTTGCGTTTACCTACGCGCTCGGAATGTCGTGGGACTGGTATTTCGCCAATCTCCGCGACGGAAACGTCCCCCAACCCGAAACGCTTCGCGATGTGTTTAGCAACCAATTAAAACGAGGGCATGAACTGTGGCGCACCGAATGA
- the crtI gene encoding phytoene desaturase family protein yields the protein MGAGPGGLAAAMQLAHAGYKVTVLERADRVGGRTSSIEMNGFHFDCGPTFFLYPRVLEEIFQSVGYDLMKEVPMKRIDPMYRLTFGAGGELNCSADMDDMDREIGRLSPQDVGQLRKYMDDNRHKLERFRPILESPFRSPLDLLRPSVLRAAPMLRPTKSLGQELGRYFTDPRLVIAFAFQAKYLGMSPFQCPSLFSILSHLEYEYGVWHPLGGCHRVSERMAEIATELGVEIRLNEEVTGFEFHGRRVKEVITEQGRYPSDACVINADFAAAMQRLVPNHLRRRWTDKQLGTKKYSCSTFMLYLGVDGAVDLPHHNIHIAKDYDQNLLDIEQRHVLSDDPSFYVQNASVTDPSLAPPGKSALYVLVPVSHMHPSLDWKQQAGPFRERVLDQLGLIGLGDIRSRIEVEHQITPADWQDRYHIYKGATFNLAHNLGQMLHRRPQNRFTELEGVYLVGGGTHPGSGLPVIYESSRISTKLIRTDLHRSGT from the coding sequence GTGGGTGCGGGACCCGGTGGCTTGGCGGCTGCCATGCAGTTGGCTCATGCCGGATATAAGGTTACGGTCCTTGAACGGGCCGACCGCGTCGGGGGACGAACCTCTTCAATCGAAATGAACGGATTCCACTTTGACTGTGGACCTACGTTTTTTCTTTACCCGCGGGTTCTTGAAGAGATCTTTCAATCGGTCGGCTATGACCTGATGAAGGAGGTCCCGATGAAGCGGATCGACCCGATGTATCGGTTGACCTTTGGGGCGGGGGGCGAATTGAATTGTTCGGCCGATATGGATGACATGGACCGCGAAATCGGACGCCTAAGCCCGCAGGATGTCGGCCAGCTGCGGAAATACATGGATGACAATCGCCATAAGCTGGAGCGTTTTCGCCCGATTCTGGAATCTCCTTTTCGGTCCCCCTTGGATCTTCTTCGCCCCAGTGTTTTGCGGGCGGCACCGATGCTTCGGCCGACGAAAAGTCTCGGCCAGGAATTGGGGCGTTACTTTACCGATCCGCGGTTGGTGATCGCGTTTGCGTTCCAAGCGAAATATCTGGGGATGTCGCCGTTTCAGTGTCCCAGTCTGTTCAGCATTCTGTCGCACCTGGAATATGAATACGGAGTTTGGCATCCGCTTGGGGGCTGTCACCGTGTCAGCGAGCGGATGGCGGAAATCGCCACCGAACTTGGAGTCGAAATCCGCTTGAATGAGGAGGTGACCGGTTTTGAGTTTCATGGTCGCCGCGTCAAGGAAGTGATCACCGAACAGGGCCGGTATCCGTCCGATGCCTGCGTGATCAACGCCGACTTTGCAGCCGCCATGCAGCGTTTGGTCCCCAATCACCTCCGCCGGCGCTGGACCGATAAGCAGCTGGGGACCAAAAAGTATTCGTGCAGTACTTTTATGTTGTACTTGGGAGTGGATGGAGCCGTTGATTTGCCTCATCACAACATCCATATCGCGAAAGACTACGATCAGAACTTGCTTGATATCGAACAGCGACATGTGCTGAGTGACGATCCGTCCTTCTACGTGCAAAACGCCAGTGTGACCGACCCCTCGTTGGCTCCGCCCGGTAAGAGTGCACTGTACGTGCTTGTTCCTGTCAGCCATATGCATCCATCGCTGGACTGGAAGCAGCAAGCGGGCCCGTTTCGAGAGCGGGTGCTAGATCAATTGGGGCTGATCGGGCTGGGCGATATTCGCTCACGCATCGAAGTCGAGCACCAGATCACTCCTGCGGATTGGCAGGATCGGTATCATATCTACAAGGGAGCGACCTTTAATCTGGCGCACAACCTTGGGCAGATGCTGCATCGTCGGCCCCAAAACCGCTTTACGGAACTGGAAGGAGTTTACTTGGTTGGCGGCGGCACCCACCCGGGTAGCGGTTTGCCTGTAATCTATGAGTCCAGTCGTATTTCCACCAAATTGATTCGAACTGACCTACACCGCAGCGGAACATGA
- a CDS encoding 1,4-dihydroxy-6-naphthoate synthase: MTTIVNLGISTCPNDTFAFAALLEHRVDWRGLEFRVELLDIQELNDRLFAGDFDVAKTSFHAALHLSDKTVVLPVGAALGYGVGPLLLAAKPNQVPTDSTQVTLCPGADTTATMLFHLFHPHTTRVKQVVFSDVMPLLLTGEGNFGVCIHEGRFTWQQQGLSLVEDLGTRWEAKTRTPLPLGGLVARRSLGDETIATIHAVISESLKVAQEDPDSSLPEMRQYAQEFDDRVLMRHVDLYVNKWTVDLGEQGRRALAMLSEQAKQSGLIEADAPDLEVWSPR; this comes from the coding sequence ATGACAACCATTGTAAATCTTGGCATTTCGACATGCCCCAACGATACGTTTGCATTTGCCGCATTGTTGGAGCACCGAGTCGATTGGCGTGGGCTTGAATTTCGCGTCGAATTGCTGGATATCCAAGAGCTGAATGACCGTTTGTTCGCCGGCGATTTTGATGTGGCGAAAACCAGTTTTCATGCCGCGCTGCATCTGTCAGATAAAACGGTCGTACTTCCTGTCGGGGCGGCTTTGGGATACGGAGTTGGTCCCCTGCTTCTAGCAGCGAAACCGAATCAAGTCCCGACCGATTCGACTCAGGTGACGCTTTGTCCCGGAGCCGATACGACGGCGACGATGCTGTTTCACTTGTTCCATCCTCATACAACGCGTGTGAAGCAGGTTGTCTTCTCTGACGTCATGCCGCTCTTGTTGACCGGTGAGGGGAATTTTGGAGTTTGTATCCACGAGGGACGCTTTACGTGGCAGCAGCAAGGGTTGTCGCTGGTCGAGGATTTGGGGACGCGTTGGGAGGCGAAAACACGCACGCCGCTGCCGCTTGGTGGGCTGGTCGCCAGACGTTCGCTGGGGGATGAAACCATCGCCACAATCCATGCGGTCATTTCGGAATCGTTAAAAGTCGCCCAGGAGGACCCCGATTCTTCACTCCCGGAAATGCGGCAGTATGCACAAGAGTTTGACGATCGCGTCCTGATGCGGCATGTCGATTTATACGTCAACAAATGGACCGTCGATCTGGGCGAGCAAGGTCGACGAGCCCTCGCAATGCTTTCGGAGCAGGCTAAGCAGAGTGGACTGATCGAAGCCGACGCCCCCGATTTGGAAGTCTGGAGTCCAAGGTAG
- a CDS encoding serine hydrolase domain-containing protein, which translates to MNFKHAVTAPVALCALLALPSQPLMGQSDEKANALLTEAITEGKMAGAVVLITRDGETLYSTAVGEAQSEPSSRPMEMETVFDMASITKPVSTATAIMCLVDQGKIDLEAPVAKYWPAFGANGKETITITDLMLHRGGLIPDNSLRDYSDDQAKNWQNLANLKPTAKPGEKFAYSDVGFQVLGKVVEEVSGQPLDVFVQEHIFAPLKMTESTYNPPEPLQKRAASTEKVGGEWLTGKVHDPRAARMTGVAGHAGLFSTAADMTRYGQAMIQEGELDGVKIFSPATFKTMTTPRKVPRGLRALGWDVNSPYSSNRPTAMSDAAFGHGGFTGTVLWIDPEQKIVFVFLSNRLHPDGKGSVNKLAAEVADTILKTK; encoded by the coding sequence ATGAATTTTAAACACGCTGTAACCGCTCCTGTTGCCCTTTGCGCCCTGCTTGCCCTTCCCTCGCAGCCTTTGATGGGGCAGTCAGATGAGAAGGCGAATGCCCTCCTGACCGAAGCGATCACCGAAGGGAAGATGGCCGGAGCCGTTGTGTTGATCACCCGCGACGGGGAAACCCTGTACTCCACCGCCGTCGGCGAAGCCCAATCCGAGCCGTCCTCGCGTCCCATGGAAATGGAGACCGTTTTCGACATGGCCAGCATCACCAAACCGGTTTCCACGGCAACCGCGATCATGTGTTTGGTCGACCAAGGCAAAATCGACCTCGAAGCCCCTGTCGCTAAATACTGGCCTGCGTTTGGTGCCAACGGAAAGGAAACGATCACGATTACCGATCTGATGCTCCATCGCGGAGGCCTGATTCCAGACAACTCCCTGCGAGACTACAGCGACGATCAAGCGAAGAACTGGCAGAATTTGGCGAACCTAAAACCGACGGCAAAACCGGGCGAGAAATTCGCGTACTCGGACGTTGGATTCCAGGTCTTGGGAAAAGTGGTTGAAGAGGTCAGTGGACAGCCACTCGACGTGTTTGTCCAAGAGCATATTTTTGCTCCTTTAAAAATGACAGAATCGACTTACAACCCTCCGGAACCGCTCCAGAAACGGGCGGCGTCGACTGAAAAAGTTGGCGGCGAATGGTTGACCGGAAAGGTTCATGACCCTCGAGCTGCCCGCATGACCGGCGTCGCAGGTCACGCAGGATTGTTTTCAACCGCAGCCGATATGACTCGCTACGGTCAAGCAATGATTCAAGAAGGGGAACTGGATGGCGTCAAAATCTTTTCGCCCGCCACCTTTAAAACCATGACGACGCCCAGAAAAGTGCCTCGCGGGCTGCGAGCATTAGGCTGGGATGTCAATTCGCCTTACTCGTCCAACCGCCCAACAGCGATGTCCGATGCGGCGTTTGGCCACGGCGGATTCACCGGAACGGTCCTCTGGATCGATCCGGAGCAAAAAATCGTGTTTGTCTTTTTGAGCAATCGTTTGCACCCCGACGGAAAAGGGAGCGTCAACAAACTGGCGGCCGAAGTCGCTGACACGATTCTGAAAACCAAGTAA